One segment of Anatilimnocola aggregata DNA contains the following:
- a CDS encoding type II and III secretion system protein family protein, with translation MAKSWLRATYALIACAVLAAGAILIPPASLCAQEPLAAPGVKFKVQGAAERLEMTVNTSRILEFEFDVPKMLVNNPDLVRVIPISPRSVQISAIRAGVTQVNVWDDKGKVTSIDLVILGDVQELDLILKTEFPEANVRLRPLNSSLFVTGFVPRAEMVPQITRIAQDYFPQIVNNLTVGGVQKVLLHVKIMEVSRTKLRAVGVDWASVGSNHFISQGVSGALAATAGVGAGIATTPAGPSTVRFGIVDGNTQFYGFLELLRQNNLAKLLAEPTLTTLNGRPASFNVGGEVPILVPQSLGTVTIQYREFGTQVDFVPIVLGNGLVRLEVRPQITELDNSLSVNLNGTSIPGFRQRRADVGVEMRAGQTLAIAGLVYTRTEASNRGIPWLADLPWFGVPFRHVQERQNEVELVILVTPEFAEAMDPNEVPACGPGQTTASPTDVELYYRGYLEVPKKCDSGNCDSTGAPIRTPEELEPGFSAPYGASSNRPQTTQPVSRQVSAPAAQPSYSGTPARTVATGTGVKTALQSSAPQPATNGNYSYYAGSSQPAARTAQAPKPSQQARPALIGPLGYDELK, from the coding sequence ATGGCAAAATCATGGCTTCGGGCTACTTACGCCCTTATTGCCTGCGCGGTACTGGCCGCGGGTGCGATCCTCATTCCACCTGCCTCGCTCTGTGCGCAGGAACCACTGGCAGCTCCAGGGGTGAAGTTCAAGGTGCAAGGCGCCGCTGAACGACTGGAGATGACTGTCAACACCAGCCGCATTCTCGAATTCGAATTCGACGTGCCGAAGATGCTGGTGAACAACCCGGACCTGGTCCGCGTGATTCCGATCTCGCCGCGCAGCGTGCAGATCTCGGCGATCCGCGCCGGCGTAACGCAAGTCAACGTCTGGGATGACAAGGGTAAGGTCACGTCCATCGACCTCGTGATTCTGGGTGACGTGCAGGAACTCGACTTGATCCTCAAGACCGAATTCCCCGAAGCGAACGTTCGCCTCCGCCCGCTCAATAGCAGCCTGTTCGTCACCGGCTTCGTGCCACGGGCCGAGATGGTGCCGCAGATCACTCGCATCGCGCAAGACTACTTCCCGCAGATTGTGAACAACCTCACGGTCGGCGGTGTGCAGAAAGTTCTCCTCCATGTGAAGATCATGGAAGTCTCGCGCACCAAGTTGCGGGCCGTTGGCGTCGACTGGGCAAGCGTCGGTAGCAACCATTTCATCTCGCAAGGCGTGAGCGGCGCACTCGCGGCGACCGCTGGTGTCGGTGCGGGGATCGCCACGACGCCCGCTGGCCCCTCGACGGTTCGCTTCGGCATTGTCGATGGCAATACTCAGTTCTACGGCTTCCTCGAACTGCTCCGCCAGAATAACCTGGCCAAGCTGCTCGCTGAACCAACACTCACGACCCTCAACGGCCGCCCGGCCAGCTTTAACGTTGGTGGTGAAGTGCCGATTCTCGTGCCACAAAGCCTGGGAACGGTCACGATTCAATACCGCGAATTCGGCACACAGGTGGACTTCGTACCGATCGTGCTGGGCAACGGCCTGGTTCGCCTGGAAGTCCGCCCGCAGATTACCGAACTCGATAACAGCTTGTCGGTCAACTTGAACGGCACCAGCATCCCTGGTTTCCGCCAACGCCGGGCCGATGTGGGTGTCGAAATGCGGGCCGGTCAAACACTGGCCATCGCTGGTTTGGTCTATACCCGCACCGAAGCTTCCAATCGCGGTATTCCTTGGCTGGCTGATCTGCCGTGGTTCGGCGTTCCCTTCCGGCACGTGCAAGAGCGGCAGAACGAAGTGGAACTTGTGATCCTGGTCACCCCTGAATTCGCCGAAGCGATGGACCCGAACGAAGTCCCCGCCTGTGGCCCTGGTCAAACGACTGCCAGCCCCACAGACGTGGAGCTCTACTATCGCGGCTACCTGGAAGTACCTAAGAAGTGCGACAGTGGCAACTGCGATTCGACTGGTGCCCCGATCCGCACTCCTGAAGAACTTGAGCCTGGCTTCAGTGCTCCTTACGGTGCCTCATCGAACCGCCCGCAGACCACGCAGCCCGTCAGTCGCCAGGTTTCGGCTCCGGCCGCACAGCCCAGCTATAGCGGCACACCCGCTCGCACCGTTGCGACCGGCACAGGCGTTAAAACTGCCCTGCAATCGTCGGCACCGCAGCCGGCGACCAATGGCAACTATTCGTACTATGCCGGCAGCAGCCAACCCGCTGCTCGCACCGCTCAGGCTCCCAAGCCGTCGCAACAAGCTCGGCCCGCCTTGATCGGTCCGCTCGGTTATGACGAATTGAAGTAA
- the cpaB gene encoding Flp pilus assembly protein CpaB, giving the protein MRMKSLILIFIALGCGLVASIGISQVMDRKANAGGAGIEMEPILVTIKDLDINSAFDAQNVKLEPWPKVKMPEGAVRNLDELKDKFARQRFVKGEPILLEKITDQIGAVAPLIPAGYRAMPVRVEEDTVMRGISPGDRVDINLYVRRGEEIRESGVYTIMRAVRVFAVGSNTEKVIDPKGQEATFRTVSLLVKPEQMRDLTGAIQIGRVTLALRHPNETGDEKEDGVTPLADILKGNSLDSEEEETPEVAEAPAAPANGPGLLDMLSKGMQAVAKASQNIEPTVAPEPDTGYTMHIYTNSEVKQYQWQNRTSMPQESTVFSAGPSGSSSPPASVPAAGAGNIHRPGYLLERRPVWMTE; this is encoded by the coding sequence ATGCGGATGAAGTCGCTGATCTTGATTTTCATCGCCCTAGGCTGTGGCCTGGTCGCATCGATCGGTATAAGCCAGGTCATGGACCGCAAGGCCAACGCTGGCGGGGCGGGAATCGAGATGGAACCGATTCTTGTCACCATCAAAGATCTCGATATCAACTCTGCGTTCGATGCGCAAAACGTCAAGCTCGAGCCTTGGCCGAAGGTCAAGATGCCGGAAGGTGCCGTTCGCAATCTCGACGAACTGAAAGACAAGTTCGCTCGGCAGCGGTTCGTCAAAGGCGAACCGATTCTGCTCGAGAAAATCACCGATCAAATTGGCGCTGTCGCTCCCCTCATTCCCGCTGGCTATCGCGCCATGCCGGTGCGAGTGGAAGAAGACACCGTGATGCGAGGGATCTCGCCCGGCGACCGGGTCGACATCAACCTCTACGTTCGCCGCGGCGAAGAAATTCGCGAGTCGGGCGTCTACACGATCATGCGTGCAGTGCGCGTGTTCGCCGTCGGGTCGAATACCGAAAAGGTGATCGATCCAAAAGGACAGGAAGCGACGTTTCGCACCGTTTCGCTCCTCGTCAAACCCGAACAAATGCGCGACCTGACCGGTGCCATTCAAATTGGCCGCGTCACGTTGGCCCTGCGTCATCCGAACGAAACGGGCGACGAAAAGGAAGACGGCGTGACACCACTGGCGGACATCCTCAAGGGGAATTCGCTCGACAGTGAAGAGGAAGAAACTCCTGAAGTTGCCGAGGCTCCTGCCGCTCCTGCAAATGGTCCGGGCTTGCTCGACATGCTGAGCAAAGGCATGCAAGCTGTGGCCAAGGCCAGCCAGAACATTGAACCGACCGTGGCACCAGAGCCCGACACCGGCTACACCATGCACATTTATACGAACAGTGAAGTGAAGCAATACCAGTGGCAGAACCGCACCAGCATGCCACAGGAAAGTACCGTTTTCTCGGCCGGTCCATCCGGTTCGAGTTCTCCACCTGCATCGGTTCCCGCCGCTGGTGCAGGTAACATCCATCGCCCTGGCTATTTGCTGGAGCGACGGCCGGTCTGGATGACCGAATAG